One window of Nocardia sp. NBC_00508 genomic DNA carries:
- a CDS encoding 1-phosphofructokinase: MILTVTMNPAYDMTYRVERFERGQAHRVRSVEQRIGGKGINVTRVLNQLGKYARATGFSDHAFAAAAELEMPVDFVHALPWVRRTVVISESEDGTATALWEPGARVSNPHAAEQLSVRVAGLLPEIAGLVISGSLPGGIEPSLPAEIARTAIAADVPTIVDVDGEALRLAAQVPGIVLTPNGAELRHLTGAEPDSVDGIVTAAHPLIQHGVRAVITTRGPEGMVAVTADGAWSAALPEPLAGNPTGAGDSAVAAVIAALSTESGPDWAALLTDAVATSASAVVIPVAGEIDRCLRDRLTPTVRVERLDLPKPQETSP, encoded by the coding sequence GTGATCCTCACCGTGACAATGAATCCCGCGTACGACATGACCTATCGGGTCGAACGCTTCGAACGCGGGCAGGCCCACCGGGTCCGCTCGGTGGAGCAGCGCATCGGCGGCAAGGGCATCAACGTGACGCGGGTGCTGAATCAACTCGGCAAATACGCCAGGGCCACCGGCTTCTCCGACCACGCTTTCGCGGCCGCCGCCGAACTGGAGATGCCGGTGGATTTCGTGCACGCGCTGCCCTGGGTGCGCCGCACCGTGGTGATCAGCGAGTCCGAGGACGGCACCGCCACCGCGCTGTGGGAACCGGGTGCCCGCGTCTCCAATCCGCATGCGGCCGAGCAGTTGTCCGTCCGGGTGGCCGGCCTGCTACCCGAAATCGCCGGGCTGGTCATCTCGGGTTCGCTGCCGGGCGGCATCGAGCCCTCGCTTCCCGCCGAGATCGCGCGCACCGCCATCGCCGCCGACGTGCCGACCATCGTCGACGTCGACGGCGAGGCGTTGCGCCTGGCCGCCCAGGTGCCGGGCATCGTGCTCACCCCGAACGGCGCGGAACTGCGTCATCTCACCGGCGCCGAACCCGACAGCGTGGACGGGATCGTGACCGCCGCTCACCCCCTCATCCAACACGGGGTGCGCGCCGTGATCACCACACGCGGCCCGGAGGGAATGGTCGCGGTGACCGCCGACGGCGCGTGGTCGGCCGCGCTTCCTGAGCCGCTTGCCGGAAACCCGACCGGCGCAGGAGATTCCGCGGTGGCCGCGGTGATCGCCGCCCTTTCTACCGAGTCCGGACCCGACTGGGCCGCCCTGCTCACCGACGCGGTAGCGACTTCCGCGTCCGCCGTGGTGATCCCGGTGGCCGGTGAGATCGACCGCTGTCTGCGCGATCGCCTCACCCCGACCGTCCGCGTCGAACGACTCGACCTACCGAAACCTCAGGAAACTTCGCCATGA
- a CDS encoding DUF4254 domain-containing protein, whose translation MGTNCRARAGGIVDDSRVSHTARQYQSIQGVIAVKPLPSKELVLHACRAVPRHEHPLLASAHLLAGLHERRLLAEPGGTSTIDQHRARLVLSIDRWVATELPLPHGGAHMHTETVGMVIDRLAQFSASAHEMLPAAPEWAVHDSWERLAELALGYEDLAYEVAARVRRLPYLSGPRSAS comes from the coding sequence ATGGGTACCAATTGCCGCGCCCGGGCGGGCGGCATCGTCGATGATTCGCGCGTTTCACATACTGCCCGGCAATACCAGTCGATCCAGGGGGTCATCGCGGTGAAACCGCTGCCGTCCAAAGAACTTGTCCTGCATGCCTGCCGCGCCGTGCCGCGCCACGAACATCCGCTTCTGGCGTCCGCACACCTACTCGCCGGATTGCACGAGCGTCGGCTGCTTGCCGAGCCGGGCGGGACGAGCACCATCGATCAGCATCGCGCCCGGCTCGTCCTCTCCATCGATCGCTGGGTCGCCACCGAGCTGCCGCTTCCGCACGGCGGCGCCCACATGCACACCGAAACCGTGGGCATGGTGATCGACCGACTTGCCCAGTTCTCCGCGTCCGCCCACGAAATGCTGCCCGCCGCACCGGAATGGGCCGTCCACGACTCCTGGGAGCGCCTCGCCGAGCTCGCACTCGGCTACGAGGATCTCGCCTACGAGGTCGCGGCGAGAGTGCGTCGCCTGCCCTACCTCAGCGGCCCACGCTCGGCGTCATGA
- a CDS encoding DUF5753 domain-containing protein: protein MVGCIVRGMALSPAVARWELALRLRQRRLELGIGAASITRALDVSAAYWSHIENERNLLPKDKLEQLLDILEIDRSEQRELLALREAAKRRGWWSRYSALFGDEILRYYGMEWGAESIRTYESVMMPGLLQGEEFIRAQMLSAGATVRAIEVDQRVEARLRRQQRLTGESPVSLRAVIGEAALRQQVGGRDVLRRQLVHLADLLESHSENVELQVIPFTIADSVPASSTYHLLDFASPRLPTLAWHESAVFGQIVIDDESRKEAKVRDLGFVFERARSLALPRDESLALIRATAAGLNSAG, encoded by the coding sequence ATGGTCGGCTGTATTGTGCGTGGCATGGCGCTGTCACCTGCGGTTGCGCGTTGGGAGCTGGCGCTCCGGCTTCGGCAGCGGCGGTTGGAGTTGGGCATTGGAGCCGCCTCGATTACCAGAGCGCTCGACGTGTCGGCCGCGTACTGGTCGCACATCGAGAACGAGCGCAACCTGCTCCCCAAGGACAAACTCGAGCAACTGCTGGACATCCTCGAGATCGATCGCAGCGAACAGCGTGAACTGCTGGCGCTGCGTGAGGCCGCCAAGCGACGCGGATGGTGGAGCCGATACTCCGCGTTGTTCGGTGACGAGATCCTTCGCTACTACGGAATGGAGTGGGGAGCCGAGTCGATCCGGACTTACGAAAGCGTCATGATGCCTGGCCTCCTGCAAGGTGAGGAGTTCATTCGGGCACAGATGCTTTCCGCAGGAGCGACGGTACGGGCGATCGAAGTCGATCAGCGAGTCGAGGCGAGACTTCGTCGGCAGCAAAGGCTGACGGGCGAGAGCCCGGTTTCGCTACGGGCGGTTATCGGCGAGGCGGCGCTCCGCCAACAGGTAGGCGGTCGGGACGTGCTGCGGCGTCAACTCGTTCACCTTGCTGACCTCCTCGAGTCGCACTCGGAGAACGTCGAGCTACAGGTCATTCCGTTCACAATCGCGGACAGCGTTCCAGCAAGCTCCACTTACCACTTGCTCGACTTCGCCAGTCCGCGTCTGCCGACACTGGCCTGGCACGAATCAGCGGTATTCGGTCAGATCGTTATCGATGACGAGAGCCGAAAGGAAGCCAAGGTGCGTGACTTGGGTTTTGTGTTCGAGCGAGCGCGTTCGTTGGCATTGCCTCGGGACGAGTCCTTGGCGCTGATCCGGGCGACAGCGGCCGGACTAAACTCGGCCGGGTGA
- a CDS encoding class II fructose-bisphosphate aldolase, with the protein MPLTPVPELIVAARPGGLGAFNVITLEHAEAIARAAESAKRPVVLQLSENTAIYHGSIAPLALACLRIADDSSAAVAVHLDHATTAELVYAAVDLGIRSVMYDGSSLDYADNIAATAAIARWCHDRGVHIEAELGEVGGKDGAHAPGARTDPDEAVEFVDVTGVDALAVAVGSSHAMHTRTAELDNDLIARLAAKVPVPLVLHGSSGVPDERLRAALDHGMTKINIATRLNIQMTTAIRTTLAGNPTLSDPRKYLTPARNAIQSEVEHFLHLLT; encoded by the coding sequence ATGCCGCTGACCCCTGTTCCGGAACTGATCGTCGCGGCCCGTCCGGGCGGGCTCGGCGCGTTCAATGTCATCACCCTGGAACACGCCGAGGCGATCGCCCGCGCTGCCGAATCCGCGAAAAGACCAGTGGTCCTGCAACTTTCGGAGAACACGGCGATCTACCACGGGAGCATTGCCCCACTGGCCCTCGCCTGTCTGCGCATCGCCGACGACAGCAGTGCAGCCGTCGCGGTTCATCTCGACCATGCCACCACCGCCGAATTAGTCTACGCCGCAGTCGATCTCGGTATCCGTTCGGTCATGTACGACGGTTCCTCCCTCGACTACGCAGACAACATCGCCGCCACCGCCGCCATCGCCCGCTGGTGCCATGACCGCGGCGTGCACATCGAAGCCGAACTCGGCGAGGTCGGCGGCAAGGACGGCGCCCACGCCCCCGGCGCACGCACCGACCCGGACGAGGCCGTCGAGTTCGTCGACGTCACCGGCGTCGACGCGCTGGCGGTAGCCGTCGGCTCCTCGCACGCCATGCACACCCGTACCGCGGAACTCGACAACGATCTGATCGCCCGCCTGGCGGCGAAAGTCCCGGTCCCCCTGGTGCTACACGGCTCCTCCGGCGTCCCCGACGAGCGCCTACGCGCCGCCCTCGACCACGGCATGACCAAAATCAACATCGCCACCCGCCTCAACATCCAGATGACCACCGCCATCCGCACCACCCTCGCCGGCAACCCCACCCTCTCCGACCCTCGCAAGTACCTCACCCCCGCCCGCAACGCCATCCAATCGGAAGTCGAACACTTCCTTCACCTACTCACCTGA
- a CDS encoding DUF397 domain-containing protein, translating to MSSTGWFKSSYSNDSQTCIEVCFDGDRVLVRDSKFQGTPDARPLLAFTPTQWSAFTSAIRAAELA from the coding sequence GTGAGCAGTACCGGTTGGTTCAAATCTTCGTATTCCAACGACAGCCAGACCTGCATCGAGGTGTGCTTCGACGGCGACCGAGTACTGGTCCGTGACAGCAAGTTTCAGGGAACACCAGACGCGCGGCCCCTGCTGGCGTTCACGCCCACGCAGTGGTCTGCCTTCACATCGGCTATCCGAGCAGCCGAACTTGCTTAG
- a CDS encoding type IV toxin-antitoxin system AbiEi family antitoxin gives MGEIEGPFPGSWAVRSGRVSAWELRKDYERVHPDVYVRKGLRLDARGRAEAVGHWAKGSGILVGFSAAAMHGALWLDDKPAEIALPTRARPPRQVLVYRDAIPGDEVCTIGGLRCTTPARTAFDLARRLDFNEAVEVVDALCNAARLGTREIHQVSNRHPRARGVTNLRRVLPHVDRGAESLQETRTRLLLCQAGFPAPETQIRVTGPDGMVLARLDMGWRKWQVAVEYDGAQHWTDRHQRAWDIDRAAALESLGWSVVRVSAALLTNRPHIITTRTRHALRRHGADF, from the coding sequence ATGGGGGAGATTGAGGGGCCTTTTCCAGGTAGTTGGGCGGTTCGCTCGGGGCGGGTGAGCGCTTGGGAGTTGCGCAAGGATTACGAGCGGGTGCATCCGGATGTCTATGTCCGGAAAGGGCTTCGGTTAGATGCCCGGGGCCGTGCGGAGGCAGTCGGGCATTGGGCCAAGGGCAGCGGCATCTTGGTCGGGTTCTCCGCCGCGGCTATGCACGGCGCGCTGTGGCTGGACGACAAGCCTGCCGAGATCGCACTGCCCACTCGCGCCCGTCCACCGCGGCAAGTGCTGGTCTACCGCGACGCTATCCCGGGAGACGAAGTGTGCACGATCGGCGGATTACGGTGCACCACACCCGCCCGCACCGCATTCGACCTGGCCCGGCGCCTGGATTTCAACGAGGCGGTCGAAGTCGTTGACGCCCTATGCAACGCGGCCCGGCTCGGCACGCGCGAAATTCACCAGGTGAGCAACCGCCATCCTCGGGCACGCGGCGTCACCAACCTGCGCAGAGTGCTGCCCCATGTCGATAGGGGCGCCGAGTCCCTCCAAGAAACGCGTACCCGGCTTCTGCTCTGTCAGGCCGGGTTCCCCGCGCCCGAAACGCAGATTCGCGTCACGGGCCCGGACGGCATGGTTCTCGCACGCCTCGATATGGGCTGGCGCAAATGGCAAGTCGCCGTCGAATACGACGGAGCTCAGCATTGGACCGACCGCCACCAGCGCGCCTGGGACATCGACCGCGCCGCCGCCCTCGAATCCCTCGGCTGGTCCGTGGTCCGGGTAAGCGCCGCCCTCCTCACCAACCGCCCCCACATCATCACCACCCGAACTCGCCACGCTCTCCGCCGCCACGGTGCAGATTTCTGA